Below is a window of Bacteroidales bacterium DNA.
AACAGAAGATATTATTATTGATGCAATAAGAGAATGTAATTCTACTTTTAAACAATATTGGGGACAAAGATTGGTTAATTTGTTAAGGATTTTGCATACATTATATTGTAATAATACTAATTAGTGTTTCTAAGAAAACTCTAAATGGCTTGATATTTCATTGACTCAACAAAAATATTTATTGAATTTTCACATTGTTCAATTGTTTCATTGTTCAATTGTTAATAAAGTTAATATGGGAAATAACAATATAACAACTTATCGAAGCGATATCACAGCTTATCCCGATTTTTTCAGCTATATTATTTTAATATAATGTAAAATAAAATATGGCGGTATTTGGTGGGATTTAGTGTTTTAGTGTTTTTGTGGCGGAAGAAAAAATGCCACCAAAACATAAAGACACGAAATTTACTTTCAGTGAGGGCTTTGCCGTTCACAAAAAATTTAATTGCCAGATATTACAGTTATTTTTTGTAAGTACTAATTAAGTTAGTTATTATTATAGAAATACGAAAGAGAAAAAATGAACAATATTTTAATTAAAAAAAGCATATCAAATGATGAATTATTTCAATTGCCTTTGGATAATTTTAAAGGAGATATAATGTTAATTGATAATGATGAAAAAGCAATTTATGCAATATCATATTTAAAAAATCAAACTTTACTTGGATTTGATACTGAAACACGACCTACTTTTAAAAAAGGAAAGAAAAATAAAGTTGCTTTGCTTCAATTGGCAACATCAGAAAGGGCTTTTATTTTTAGATTAAACTATATTGGATTACCAAAAGAATTAACTGAAATATTTGAAGATAAAAATATCAAAAAAGTTGGTGTTGCAATAAAACGGGATATTGTTGAGTTGCAGGAATTAAGGCATTTTATTCCTGATTCATTTGTTGAATTACAGGATTATGTAAAAGAGTTCGGAATCGAAAATTTTGGAATTAAAAAATTAACCGGATTATTATTAAATTTCAGAATATCAAAATCACAACAAACATCCAATTGGGAAAACATTAAATTATCTGAAGCTCAAAAAAAATATGCCGCAACAGATGCTTGGGTTTGTTATCTTATTTATCAGAATTTGGAGATAAAAAGAAATAATTAGTGTTTGTAAGAAAACGCCAATAACTGCGTTATACTCATCTTAAAACTCAGTCATCCCGATGTGTCGGGACTCCTGATTTTTAAGAGTTATTCACGTAAGTAAATTTTCAAAGGTGTTCATGAGCTCCCTTCGGTCGGTTCGCAAGCCTTGTTCTTGACGCTTTCTTATCAACCACTTCAATTTTTAGTAGTTTTCTTAGATGTACTAATTACAAATTATTAAATAAATGAATAAATTTTCGAAAATAATTTTAAAATCAAAGAAAGAACAATCCCTAAAGAGATATCATCCATGGGTATTTTCAGGTGCAATAAAAAAAATTATTGGCAATGTTAGTGAAGGAGATATTGTTGAA
It encodes the following:
- a CDS encoding 3'-5' exonuclease domain-containing protein 2 → MNNILIKKSISNDELFQLPLDNFKGDIMLIDNDEKAIYAISYLKNQTLLGFDTETRPTFKKGKKNKVALLQLATSERAFIFRLNYIGLPKELTEIFEDKNIKKVGVAIKRDIVELQELRHFIPDSFVELQDYVKEFGIENFGIKKLTGLLLNFRISKSQQTSNWENIKLSEAQKKYAATDAWVCYLIYQNLEIKRNN